In the Arachis ipaensis cultivar K30076 chromosome B10, Araip1.1, whole genome shotgun sequence genome, one interval contains:
- the LOC107623049 gene encoding ABC transporter F family member 5 encodes MELAAKLHHLDLTSAFLSGGSVIFEPPKPLSRPPLHLRPVRINNAHFTNPTTTRRRRFFDAIRPTNSTTTLRFSAVATDDTSLAETTIEQQDDIESLLSEPSSNDYDFDKRRANKQSTTGASSVSSGVKLENVTKSYKGVTVLKDVSWEVKKGEKVGLVGVNGAGKTTQMRIIAGQEEPDSGNVIKAKPNMKIAFLSQEFEVSPSKTVREEFTSAFKEEMEIAVKLDKVQKALEGAVNDMDLMGRLLDEFDLLQRKAQALDLDEVDAKISKLMPELGFAAEDSDRLVASFSSGWQMRMSLGKILLQEPDLLLLDEPTNHLDLDTIEWLEEYLNKQDVPMVIISHDRAFLDQLCTKIVETDMGVSRTFEGNYSQFILSKAAWIEAQYAAWEKQKKEIELTKDLISRLGAGANSGRASSAEKKLERLQDEELVEKPFERKQMKIRFPERGRSGRSVVTIKNLEFAFEDKTLFKKANLTIERGEKIAIIGPNGCGKSTLLKLIMGIEKPMGGEVVLGEHNVLPNYFEQNQAEALDLDKTVLQTVEEAAEDWKIDDIKGLLGRCNFKADMLDRKVSLLSGGEKARLAFCKFMVKPSTLLVLDEPTNHLDIPSKEMLEEAINEYEGTVITVSHDRYFIKQIVNRVIEVKDGTLQDYAGDYNYYLEKNLDARERELEREAELEDKAPKVKAKSKMSKAEKEARKKQKMQAFQAAKQKSKSAKNAKRWK; translated from the exons ATGGAGTTGGCCGCCAAGCTCCACCACCTCGATCTCACTTCTGCCTTTCTCAGCGGTGGCTCCGTTATCTTCGAACCTCCTAAACCTCTCTCCCGCCCACCCCTTCATCTTCGCCCAGTTCGCATCAACAACGCTCACTTCACTAacccaacaacaacaagaagaagaagattctTCGACGCCATAAGACCTACCAATTCCACTACCACTCTCCGTTTCTCCGCCGTGGCCACCGACGACACCTCCCTCGCCGAAACGACGATCGAACAACAAGACGACATCGAGTCCCTCCTCTCCGAACCTTCTTCCAACGACTATGACTTCGATAAACGGCGCGCCAACAAGCAATCCACTACGGGAGCTTCCAGCGTTTCTTCGGGGGTAAAATTGGAAAACGTTACCAAGAGCTACAAGGGTGTAACGGTTTTGAAAGACGTGAGCTGGGAAGTGAAGAAGGGAGAGAAAGTGGGCCTCGTTGGCGTTAACGGTGCCGGTAAAACCACGCAGATGAGGATTATTGCGGGTCAAGAAGAACCCGATTCAGGTAACGTCATTAAAGCCAAACCGAACATGAAAATCGCATTTTTGAGCCAGGAATTCGAGGTTTCGCCCAGTAAGACGGTGAGGGAAGAGTTCACGAGCGCGTTCAAGGAGGAGATGGAGATAGCGGTGAAGCTTGACAAGGTTCAGAAGGCTCTAGAAGGTGCCGTGAATGACATGGATTTGATGGGGAGGCTTCTTGATGAGTTTGATTTGCTTCAGAGAAAGGCACAGGCTTTGGATTTGGATGAGGTTGATGCCAAGATAAGTAAGTTGATGCCTGAGCTTGGGTTTGCAGCTGAAGATTCTGATAGGTTGGTTGCTTCTTTTAGCAGTGGGTGGCAGATGAGAATGTCTCTTGGGAAAATTTTACTTCAG GAGCCAGATTTGTTGTTGTTGGATGAGCCGACGAATCACCTTGACCTTGATACCATTGAGTGGCTCGAAGAGTATCTTAACAAGCAGGATGTCCCCATGGTTATCATTTCCCATGACAGAGCATTTCTTGATCAGCTGTGCACAAAAATTGTGGAAACTGACATGGGTGTATCCAGGACATTTGAGGGGAATTATTCTCAGTTTATACTTTCAAAGGCAGCATGGATTGAGGCACAGTACGCCGCATGGGAAAAGCAGAAGAAAGAAATTGAGCTGACCAAAGATTTAATTAGTAGGTTAGGTGCTGGAGCAAATTCCGGCCGTGCTTCATCTGCCGAGAAG AAGCTGGAGAGACTTCAGGATGAGGAACTAGTAGAGAAGCCATTTGAACGGAAACAAATGAAAATCAGGTTCCCTGAGCGCGGAAGGAGTGGAAGATCTGTTGTAACAATTAAGAACTTGGAGTTTGCCTTTGAGGATAAG ACACTTTTCAAGAAGGCAAATCTTACAATTGAAAGGGGAGAAAAGATTGCAATTATTGGTCCAAATGGATGTGGCAAGAGTACTTTATTGAAATTGATAATGGGTATAGAGAAGCCGATGGGGGGTGAGGTTGTGCTTGGGGAGCATAATGTATTACCTAACTATTTTGAGCAAAATCAG GCTGAGGCACTGGATCTGGACAAGACAGTGCTTCAGACGGTAGAAGAAGCTGCAGAGGACTGGAAGATTGATGATATCAAAGGACTTCTTGGCCGATGTAATTTTAAAGCTGATATGCTTGACCGAAAAGTTTCCCTATTGAGTGGTGGTGAGAAG GCACGGTTGGCTTTTTGCAAATTCATGGTAAAGCCATCAACTCTACTTGTGTTGGATGAACCAACCAATCACTTGGATATACCTTCTAAAGAAATGCTCGAG GAAGCAATAAATGAGTACGAGGGCACTGTTATCACTGTGTCTCATGATCGATACTTtataaaacaaatagttaatagAGTTATAGAAGTTAAAGATGGCACCTTACAGGATTATGCAGGCGATTACAAT TATTATTTAGAGAAGAACCTTGACGCCAGGGAGAGAGAGCTCGAACGGGAAGCAGAGCTTGAGGACAAAGCTCCTAAGGTGAAAGCCAAGTCTAAGATGTCTAAG GCTGAGAAAGAAGCACGGAAGAAACAAAAGATGCAAGCCTTTCAGGCAGCAAAACAGAAGTCTAAAAGCGCCAAGAATGCCAAGAGGTGGAAGTGA